GTGTCTAGCAGGGGTTTGCTCTATATCAGGATTTTGATTTTACAAAAAATTGAATCTCACGTGAATGCGCCTGCCACAAATATAAACAATTGCAATTAGGTGTTTGTGATAAGCCGTTGTAAAGTACTCGCAAACGCAGGCAGCATAAGAGTGAACCAATTGGTGTTTGTTACAGTAAAGTGTGGATGAGCATCGCACCTGATCATAAATGACTTTTACAACCAGGGAACAACTTGGACATGTAGCCACTTCTTCACCATTTTCAAGGTCTTCCTGCGGAAAAACAGGTGTTAATGTTCACTGAATAGATAAGTTCATACATTTTTCTAATTAGCAGACAAAAATACATATCATGCTACTCTTTATTAGGATGTACTGTATAACCTGAACTTGAGATCCTCGAGTGTGGATTGCTGAAAATGGCGAGGCAATGCAAAAGCGTATTCTACTGACCACTAACAAATAGTAAAGAAGACAACAAGTGTCCAAACAGTAGCAGTCTAGCGACTACAGATCCCTTTAGATCTACAGCACTAAAAAAACCTTCAGAACCATTAGAACTACAGCCCCTTCAGAACCATCAGAACTACAGCCTCTTCAGAACCATCAGAAGTACAGCCTCTTCGGAACCATTAGAACTACAGCCCCTTCAGAACCATCAGAACTACAGCCTATTCAGAACCATTAGAACTACAGCCCCTTCAGAACCATTAGAACTACAGCCCCTTTAGAACCATAAGAACTACAGCCCCATTAGAACCATTAGAACTACTGCCTCTTCAGAACCATTAGAACTACAGCCCCTTTAGAACCACAGCCCCTTTAGAACCATTAGAATTACAACCCTTAGAACAACACTATTTCCTCAGACCCTGCTTTCGTAATAGAAAACACGTCATCAGTTCAGCATTGTATTCATAACAATAAGCATGCTGTGTCATCCTGATGCATGGGCTTTACTGTCCCACGAAAAATAACACAGTACACAAAAATAACTGCTAAATATGAGTAATCATTCTTAAGCAAACGTTTTAAAGCTTTTACATGTTTGATGATAACTAACACCGATTCAACTGATAAAACTTTCCGCAATAGCCCAGTATTGGTACCTGTTATAATACATTCATCTTATACATTACCTTAGTTATAGCGAACCTGTCACCACAGGGACAAGGGAAGTAGTACGTTTCGGTTTCTTCATCGTATTCAAAATCTTCGATCTCTACCTCGTCGTGATATATCGACATTCTGGCTAGTTATCGGGCCGAAGATATAAAAACGTGGAATTCTCACATTGCCAATTCTGGGTCGACTCATGCATGTGACGTCAATCCCGGTTGTCGCAGGAAAATGACACTTGGAAAGATCCGCCACTAGAGGGAGACAAAGATCGCATTGCTCGCTCGTCATTGTTCCATTCCTCATTTTTTTactgcctctgtctgtctgtctgtctgtctgtctgtctgtctgtctgtctgtctgtctgtctgtctgtctgtctgtctgtctgtctgtctgtctgtctgtctgtctgtctgtctgtctgtctgtctgtctgtctgtctgtctgtctgtctgtctgtctgtctgtctgtctgtgtctgcctgtctttctgtctgcttgtctgtctgtctgtctgtctgtctgtctgtctgtctgtctgtctgtctgtctgtctgtctgtctgtctgtctgtctgtctgtctgtctgtctgtctgtctctctgtgtttctttctgtccgtctgtccgtctgtctgtctgtctgtctgtctgtctgtctgtctgtctgtctgtctgtctgtctgtctgtctgtctgtctgtctgtctgtctgtctgtctgcgtgtctgtctgcgtgtctgtctgcgtgtctgtctgtctctccttctttctttctttgacaCTGTCATTGtgagaaataagaaaaacagtTTGAATGAGCTTTGAGCATTTCAGCATCTTACCCATGTTGCAGTTTATCTCCATGATAGTTAATTGAACATACTttatcattaatattaacaATCAATAATGCATTATTCCATTCAATATAATTGCAGAcactgtgtgttgttttgtttaaattattcTTGTGGAACCAAAGGTTAGGGTCTTAATCATTCTGTGATTAGGTAGCTGTTAATGAGAAGATAATAGGCTGCTAACAATGCTCTGTTCAGCTGTCACCATACAGTCTACTCTTCTCATTGGCCAACAACTTTTCTTGAAATGATTCAGTAAAAAATGCATAACCTACTTAACACTGGAATCCCCTTCATGCCTGATGCAATTAACTTATTGACCTTGCAATGGAACAGATGCAACTGAATTAGATTTTGAGATTGATATTTCACAATTAATTCATTTATCTGACAAATTCAGAATAATTGAGTCCTCTCACCTTACCCCACCATTCAGTCCTACAGACAACTGCCCCAATGTTACTGCAGaaaatttaaaatataaaacaaatgttaCACAGAATTAGCGATGAACAAGGCTTCCAATGTTTGGCAGAAAACTGGAAgtgtgaagaaaaaaacaagaaacaaaccAAGGTTGCACAATTTCGAACCACCAGAAAGCCAACGAATAGGGCTTGTCATCAATGGTAACCGCCGGCTACCGCTGACCTATTTCATAACAAGTCATCCAGTAACAAGAATTCCTCTTCTATTTATTTGTATCtttgtctatgcgtgtgtgtgtatcagcgtAAATGTGTatctgcctgtatgtgtgtgtctgtctgcgtctgtgtgcgagtgtgtgtatgcaagtgtgcaTTCGTTGGTTTGAGACAGTGGCTGCCACGATGAAATTAGGAGTTTGTCACGAGGATAATTGAATAAAGCAACGGACACAAAGTTAGATTAAGTGGCTTGATTTTAAATAAGAAGAATTTTACACGAACAAAGATTCTTGGAACTGTCCTTGTTTAATGGCTCTGCACAAGACAAGGGTTTTGGCATCGGACATCTTTGGAAGAACTGGCGTGTGACAGTGTGTTGTCATACTTAGGGCAAGGGACTGTATTCCAGTcaaaaggttgttggttcgatccccaatgatTACAGTCTACCTTTGGGACTCCTTGAGGAAGATGCACTCACTGCTACCTGCTCCTAAGTTACATTTTAACTCAgggtagctttggataaaagcatctaaaTGATAACCCGGTCTCTGATGCCAGGCCATGGAAGACAAAATGTCCAAGGACACACATGTTAGAGGACAGTGGTGGGGGGCGTGGCAACATAAGAGATGATGATCAGACTTGTACTTTTAAAATAGTCATACACTCTCCAATGGTAACTCTATTCCTGACTAAAGTGGTGCTGTTGATATCTGCTTCAGGTACGATTTGAGGGTTGAAAACCAGAAGACAGAAGGATTTTGAAAAATAACCAACCAAacatcctccctctctgcttcctACATGTCACCGTTGAGGtcaaaagtcaaagtcaaagtcaaatttATCAGACACAGAGGTtattcaaagtgctttaaaataaaataaaatacaatgagaaatatacatatataaataaacaaataattacaacaatatatatataattattcaagtaacaacagaataaaacaaaacaaacacaagattAATTGAAAgcaatagaaaataaattgggtttttaatttctttttaaGTTAAAGTAGGGGCAGATTTCATTTCTGTTGGTAGTTAGTTCCAACACCGGACAGCATAATGGCTAAATGTCATTTCACCCTGCTTAGAACTGACCCTAGGCTCAACCAGCTGACAAGTATCAGTATATCTAACTGACCTGTTAGGTTTGTAATAGATTAGCATATCTGAGATTTATTTTTACATGAATTTCTTAAAGATGATGAGGAGGACATTAAactcaattctgaattgtactgGAAGCCAATGCAAAGACCTCAGGATTGGCGAGATGTGTTCTCTTTTTTTGGATTTTGTTAAAATTCTTGCAGCAGCATTTTTAATTAATTGCAGCCGACTGATTGACATTTTGGGGAGGCCACTGAAGAGGGCATTGCAatagtcaagcctggatgatACAAATGCATGCATGAGCTTCTCTAAGTCCTGCTTAGATACAACATCTCTAATCTTAACTATATTTCTTAGGTGCCAGAATGCTGTTTTAGTTGTGGGTTTTATATGATCACAAAAACTAAGATCCCAATCCAAGATATAACTGAGATTTTTTACTAGGGTTTTATCTTAAGACGTTTAGCCTTCAAGTAGGCACTGAGCCTCAGTCTCCCTTCTTTCTTCCCAAATACAACTATCTtagttttatctttatttaattGTAAGAAACTATTTTGCATCCAGCTATTCACTTTTGTAATGCACAGGCATAAAGAGTCAATAGTACCAAAGTCATCAGGTGATAATGCAAGGTAAATCTGCATTATCTGCATAGCTGTGTTATGTAATGTCTTGAAATATTTGGCCTAGGGGGAGCATGTAGAGGTTAAATAACAGAGGCCAAATTAAGTCTAGTAGGCACTGAAAGTTATCACCATTCAATTGAGGTGATAACGAGTTGTGCAGGGAAGTGATTGACAGGAAAGATGGATTGCCCTAacccagtggttcccaaccgtGGGGACAATTTGACGTCCTAGCAGTGCCGCAATTTCAGAATGTAGCAAATGCAGCAGCAGTGCTtacacaaacaacataaatCCACCGTTAAATTGTTATATTATGCCTCCTCTCTGTTATTTTCAACGGAGTTGTCCGAGCCGATGTCCGAGTATAGTTGAGGCTTGAATGTCATTGGCTCATCTGCGTTCTAAGGGCGGAGCTTAGCGTCAGGTCAGTCCCAGGTCAGTCCCCAATCccaaaaatagaaatgtatgATTTTCCTTTAATAGGTCTGGGGAaaagaggatgggggggggcggcgcAAATTCCATCAGAAGTGAATTAGGTGGGTCCTGGAGAGAATAGGTTCGGAACCCGTGCCATAAACCAATCAAAGTAGAGATGCCCTGAGTGTGAGAAATTGCTATCTTCTACTTACGATGGATACCAATGCAAGCTCCTTGCTTGTGTTGCTCGACCTCAGTGCTTCCTTCGACACAATTGACCACAACATTCTTCTTCACCGTATCGAACATCATGTTGGCATCAACGATTCTGCCCTGGTTTGAATCTTAGCTCACAGATAGAAAACAAGTTATCTGTGAAGGATCAGAATCAAAACATTGCAATCTAAGCTTGGGTATCCCCCAGGGGTCCGTCCTTGGTCCATTGCTTTTTGTAATCTACAGGCTTTCCCCTGGGCAACGGAATCAGCTTCCACTACTTTGCAGATGACACTCAAATCAACATCCCGGTTAATTCAAAGGGCTCAACCCGGaaggttgagtcctgtctgACTGCAATACAAAGATGGATGTAGAACTAACAGAGCTGCAGGTAGCTCAAGAAAGAGCAGATAGTTACAGGCCCAAAGCAAGACCAAATAAAATTCTAAGCAGGCTCACTATGTTTCGACAGATAGGTCTTCTCGCAAAGTGCCTGTGTTAAAAATCTTTGTGTCTGGTTTGACCCTTTGCCTTGTTTTGAACAACACGTCAAAAGTAGAATTGCATTCTTTCATCTgagaaaatatttctgaaatctGATCAATGTTATTCGCAGCTGATACAGAGACACTCATATCATCAAGGCTGGATTATTGTAATTCACTGTTCTCTGGTCTACCGACTTATGCAaggaactaatgcctaaatgttgttgGGGGGTGAAAGTATTCGACAGAGACCcattataatacattttgttcaatatgacataagcaattgataatgtaggagagagcagagaattgtacataatcatttgcatggatgtacatttgcaacttgttcaaagaatGAGAAACAGCTTCATTGATGTGCgcaagtgacacaatgatgtgaagattgaacaagTAGTTTTGAGAATTGCAATTGTGaactgagaaatgtaccaaagcgacggAAAAAAACTgcaagccctttgagactgtactggtgattaagggctatacaaattaaatgaattgaatcaaattgaattgaattggctagctatctctgttaattcattttatttaccCTCATTTTGACCATTCAAGGGAAAATTCTCAGGATAAAATAAATGGCTTGAATGGGGAGTTTGCAAGAGGATTGGGATAGTCATACTGACAAAAGAGGCCCACACACGTGTTTCTGGGTGTAAACAAAGTAGATATGCAAGCGCAACGAGGGGGCAGGAAGAACAGACAACATATAGACAGTCACGATGACAATGGTGCTTACACAACAAAAATGAAGCAAAATTTTGGCCCGGCCTGAATGCATAAAAAGTCATGCAAAGAGGATAATAGATGCATATTTTTTCACGAACTAAAGGGTTCATGCTTATTTTTTGTGATTCTACTTCTTCAATGCAaacgaaaaaaagaaataataatatgaaatattTAATTTCAATGTTTTTATCTCATCTAATCTAATCGCTCCTTTGCGTTGACTTGATGTATTTGCGCCGCGTCAAAAATCTGCctcgcttttggtgtgaacgctaCACAAGGCTGTGCTGTTTCGGCTGCAAAAATCACAAGGGATAGAAAATGTTTAACATAGGATTGGATTTTTAAGACATAAACCCGAAGACAGAATGGAGTGATTATGGTCGAAAAGGTAAAAAAGTCTTTGATGTATCGTACAACCATTAACTTAAACATGGCCACAAAGTACATAATCACAGGCATCTAATGATCTGCAAGAACGTGCCATCCTATCTTTGCCATCCTATGCAAGGCTTTTCTTTCAGTTCTATGAGAAAATATCCTATAAATCAGGCAATACGATGGCCATTTGGACATCCAATATCCATAAGTTCCCGATAATGTTTGCCGATAAGTGAAAAATAAGTTATTTCTGTAATTGGTAGAGTAGTGTGCTTGCTGTGCTAAGCCACCACCTTCCACATGTGTTCAAAACGTGTCTGTTTTGGGCATCCCCCCCTAACATTCTCTGACAGGATTCGGTGGTCAGAATCAAACTAATAATCTTGATGGGGTTTGATATTCTttgcttaaaaataaaaatcctaaATTATAATGTTTTTTGCTACTCAGTTACCTAaaggggagcgtgtctatgttccccgagtcctatgttccccgatgtatgagactggggaacataggacccttttttttaaaaagggtcctatgttccccgcttttcccgaAAAGGGTCCTACattccccgatatgtatgtgaccgggaaacataggaccctttttaaaaaaaagtgtcctatgttccccggtctgttacttccAACTTCCCAAATTCCGGCCGAAATAACCACCAATggatgtctttaccttttgtggaagagggagagacgtcggagaacccgatgcagtctattcataatattgtaatgaccacggaagtggcagtgaatgaagtattgattagacagagatttattagataggcctacctaataaaccgttggaacacacaagaccggaaaccatagcaacgccggtaaacaaacccaagaagcccaatccctacgagagctccccgcgctacggccatcaggcacacagagcttttggccgtgatattatatgaacaattattatattatattgtagtgccgagagacgggagtcggaggcggagtatccagcacaaagttttaatgaacacaatacaaaaagaCGTTCATTCGAAAAGTCAAAACCGGACTAAACTGGACGGTCGTTCCGTCCGCTAAACGGGTCCGTactaaacaccccccccacccatagttCCGTGGGTGAATTATGATAACCACCACACAagcccccccagaattcacccaTAGTCAAAGTCCTCGTGACGGAAAGGGGCGACGACCCGACCCCGTCTCGAGCGGATGACAGgggccgaggaagaggaagcagcaggcacGTCGGCGCCGTCCGCCACCCCGGAGGTCCCGGGGGTCAACAAGGTCGCTGGAGTCTCAACGGCCAGCGCGGGGCGCGGCGCAGGCGGACGTCCCCGGCGTGGGGGTTGCGCCACCTCCACCGGTCTGGAAATGCCCACGTTAGCCGGCTTAACCCTATCCCAGGAAATGGTCTCAGGCCTACCCCCGACGTCCACCACCAGGCACTTGTCTCCATGGTTCAAAACCCTGAACGGGCCATCGTAGGGAGGGCGTAGGGGACCACGGTGGGCGTCGTGGCGAATGAAAACATAGTCCACCGTGCACAGATCGGGGGGCATGCGGAAAGTGGGAGTGCCGTGTTGCGACGTGGGAACAGGCGCGAAAACCTTAGCGGTTTCCAGCAGGGAGGAACGTTGTGTGGCCGCCGACCAGGGGACCGAGGCGCCAGGAATAAAGTCGCCTGGCACTCGTAGGGCCTGCCCGTAGACGAGCTCCGCCGAAGAGGACCACAGGTCCTCCTTAGGGGCGCACCTGAGGCCGAGCATCACCCATTGCAGCCTATCCACCCAGTCGCCGTCCTTCAAGCTGGCCCGTAGGGCTGCCTTCATGGAACGGTGGAAACGTTCGCACAAGCCGTTCGCCTGGGGATGATAGGCGGTAGTGCGGTGCAGCTTGACCCCCAACCCCTCAGCCACCGCGTTCCAGAGTTCCGAGGTGAACTGCGAGCCCCGGTCCGAGGAGAGGTCTGAAGGAGTCCCAAAGCGCGCGACCCAAGTGCCGATGAACGCGCGTGCCACGTCAGAAGCCGACGTCGAGGAGAGGGGAACAGCTTCAGGCCAGCGGGTCGTCCTGTCGACCATGGTGAAGAGGTAGGTGAACCCGTGAGAGGAGGGAAGCGGTCCCGCCAGGTCGACGTTGACGTGGTCGAACCTCCTTTCGGGAACAGTAAACTCTCCAAGGGGGGCCTTAATATGGCGGTGCACTTTGGACCGTTGACAGTCAACGCAAGAGCTGACCCATGCACTAACGTCCTTTCTCAGTCCCTGCCATACAAACCTCTGGGAAACCAATTTCACAGACGGCTTCCTGCCGGGGTGGGAAAGGCCAGGCAACGCCTCAAAAACGGGCCGGCGCCAGGACAACGGGACCAGCGGTCGAGGCTGGCCTATGGAGACGTCGCACCATAGCCTCACGTCCGAGCCGTCAACCGCGACCTCCTCCAGGCGCAATCCCGTGTCCGAATCCCTCAGGGCCTGGACCCCATGGTCGGAGGCCTGGTCCACGCTCATGCGGACGTAATCCAGGCCTAGTTGGACAGCCCCGATGACCGTTCTCGAGAGGCAGTCTGCGACCACGTTAGACTTGCCAGCAATGTGTCGGATGTCCGTGGTGTACTCGGAGATGTACGCCAGCTGACGCTGCTGGCGGGCCGACCACGGCTCCGCCACCTTGGACATGCAGAACGTCAGAGGCTTGTGATCCACGAAAGCCGCAAACTCCCGCCCTTCCAGGAGGAATCGGAAATGGCGGATCGCCAGCCAGAGTCCAAGGAGTTCCCTGTCGAACGCGCTGTATTTGCGCTCCCTGGGGGTCAACTGGCGACTGAAAAAGGCGAGCGGCTGCCAGGCACCATCGACCCATTGCTCGTGTACCGCGCCGACGGCGTAGTCAGACGCGTCGGTGGTGATGGCGATGGGGGCATCATGCGATGGATGGGCCAACATGGCGGCTTCGCCCAAGGCGGCCTTCGTGGCCTCGaacgccttctccctctccgccgTCCAGTCGACAGCCTGGTTAGGGGACTTGTCCTTGAGAGCCCCGTACAGTGGGCGCATGACGTGAGCCGCCTGGCGGATGAACCGGTGGTAAAACGTCACCATCCCCAGGAATTCCCGGAGCGCCCGAGCCGTGTGTGGGCGGGCGAAAGCAGAAATTGCCTCCACCTTCGACGGAAGAGGGGCGGCCCCCTCTTTGTTGATGAGATGCCCCAGGAAGTGGATGGAGGACAACCCGAACAGGCACTTCGCCGGGTTGACGATCAGCCCGTGCTGGTCGAGCCTCATGAAGAGGTCGCGTAGGTGACCCTGGTGCTCCTTTTCGGAGGAGCTGGCGACCAGGATGTCGTCCAAATACACGAAAACGAAGGGCATCTCCCTGAGCGCCGAGTCCATTAACCGCTGAAAGGTCTGAGCCGCGTTCCTGAGCCCGAACGGCATATGCAGGAATTCGAACAACCCGAACGGCGTCACCACCGCTGTCTTGGCGATGTCCGAGGAATGCACCGGCACCTGGTGGTAACCGCGTACCAGGTCCACCTTCGAGAAGACCCGCTTGCCCGCCAGGTGTGCTGAGAAGTCCTGGATGTGCGGGATTGGGTAGCGGTCGGGCGTGGTAGCGTCGTTCAGGCGGCGGTAATCCCCACACGGTCGCCACCCGCCGTCTGGCTTGGGAACGATGTGGAGTGGTGAGGCCCAGGGGCTGTCCGAGCGGCGGATGATGCCCAGGCGCTCCATGTTGGCGAACTCCGACTTAGCGACTTTCAGCCTGTCGGGGTTGAGTCGTCGGGCCCTAGCATAGACGGGTGGGCCCTTGGTGTCTATATGATGCTCCACACCATGTTTTGCCGTGACCGCGGAAAAGGTAGGTCGGGTTATACCGGGGAACTCCCTGAGCAGGCGTTGATATTCGTCCCCCTCTGAGAGGGAGCTGGAGAGCCCGCCGTAAGCCGCCCGACCGCGGGCACATTCAAACGATGAGAACGTCCGTGCGTCCACCAGGCGGTTGTTTTTCACGTCTACAAGCAGATTGCGCGCACAAAGGAAATCCGCGccgaggaggggaaaggagatgtCGGCCATGACAAAATCCCACCTGAATCGCTGGCCTCCAAAGCACAGGTCCGCGGTCTTTTTACCATACGTGCGGATGGGTGTGTCGTTAGCGGACCTCAACTGTGGACCGTGGACGCCAGGGGCCGTGTCCTCCACCGTAGCCGGCAGGACGCTCCTCTGAGCCCCGGTGTCGCAAAGAAACTCGCGGCCGGAGAGAGCGTCCCTGATGAACAATAGCCGGGTTGACGTGCCTGCACTCACGGCCACTAATGAGCGCAAGCCTTGGTGTTTCCCGTCGGCTTGAAGTTGCACGGGGACCGGCACCTCTTTGCCTTAGCGCCGAAACGCGCGTGGAAATAGCACATACCATTGCTGGCACTGCCATCGTCGGCCACTGGGGCTCTGTTGGTCAGCCTGTCCCTGTCCGGTGGGTAGGCACTGCGTGTTGGGGCTAGCACTTCGGGTGCCAAACTCTGAGCAGCCAGGAAAAAACGGTCGGCTTCCTCCGCCAACGCACGTGGCTCAGTAATCCTCGTGCCCGCGAGCGCCGTCCGGACCTGTGGTGGCATGTGTTGGAGGAACAGCTCCATGAAGAGGAAGTTAGGTTCTTCAGCACCCAGCAGGTTGAGCATCATCTCCATATGCTCAGAGGGTTTGCTGTCCCCGAGGCCCCGAATAGCCAACAAGCGTTGGGCCTGCTCTGACTGTGACAGCCCAAAAGTCTTCAATAGGAAGGCATTGAGGTCCCTGTACTTGCCGTGGTCCGGGGGATTCGTTATGAAATTCGCCGCCCGGGTCGCAGTGGATCTCCCCAGCGCCGACACGACGTGGTAGTAGCGTGTAGTGTCGTCCGTGACGTCACGGATGGCGAACTGCGCCTCTGTCTGCGCGAACCACGCCGTCGGTGAAAACTCCCAGAACTCCGGCAACTTAATAAAAGCATTATTCGCCATGTTCGTTTTGGTCTCTGAAGCTTCAGCGAGACCTTcgtcggggtcaccagtgtagtgccgagagacgggagtcggaggcggagtatccagcacaaagttttaatgaacacaatacaaaaagaCGTTCATTCGTAAAGTCAAAACCGGACTAAACTGGACGGTCGTTCCGTCCGCTAAACGGGTCCGTactaaacaccccccccacccatagttccgtgggtgaattatgataaccaccacacaatactatatagagctccgcgagtcgcaaacggcaacaatcactttctcctccatgctgcagttcaccccggactgcaccgcactgagttggccggttgaacgctgattggctgttacgttacacatgtcactcagtggcgacactgttgaacgctgattggctgtcatcacgcgaatgtcgcgtcaaagtttaaatatttttaaagattgatagattgcggggaacataggacccttttcccagaaaagggtcctatgttccccgcaacaGTGGGGAGTATAGGACCCTTTTtagaaaaagggtcctatgctccccggtatgtattgctaaaggggaacataggacccttttggggaaaaacggggaacataggacccggggaacatagggatgactcCACCTAAAGCTAGCCTAACCTTTCTTAGAATtggtggtacttgcacttggttctatgaacatcctttctgtacccacagcgatatattgatgcacttcttatgacaaatgtacttattgtaagtcgctttggataaaagcgtctgctaaatgccctaaatgtaaattggGAAAAATGTTGTCAAAATTAATTGCAATGAGGAGTCGTCTTTTGGGTGACATTTGGATAATAGTACCATAGCCAGCTATCTACGCCAGCACATTGGCATGTAGGGGAAATGCAGTGCTGAACCATTGATATACAAGTCAAGAGTGTTTACCATGCTAAAACCCTTATCCCATGTTCTTTCTGACTATTTCTCTATTAGATCAACATGTTTCCTAAATACCTAAGGGGCTTCTTTTTCTTGGAAAGGTTAGAATCTCTGAAGCTTCAAGAAGTGAGTGTTATCAGGTTAAAAACTGGTTAAATTGCAATGTCTGTCTTATCCTCTCTGTCACTATTCATCCACAGGTCATACAGATCTATAGGTTAGAACATGTAAAATAATGTTGTTTTTCCACTCATCAGAAAAGGCCCAGGCATAAATGCAAACAACAGAACAACTCACATATTCCTTTCTGTCAGACTACAATGGGTCTTTATGTTCTTTCAAGCCTGTGAGGATCGGACGTGTAATTGATGTGCTAGCAGTAACAAACAAGCTAAATCACCACCAAGTGGGCTGTTCTGGCTAAATGTAGTTGAGAGCAGTTTCATGAGATTGCGGTTAGGTTAAAGTTAATAGCCAATGAGCTATTATGACTTTGGTGATGTtgcttttatgttgtttttttaataactgACTGCATGGAGCAGTTAATTAATATGTGGAAGTATGTTGCaaattcatttttattattattttcagtgGGAAGATATGCTCGCATATGGAAAGTGTTGCACATTTTAAGACAATAGCAGGAAACCTTCTTTAGTTTTTATATAAAACATGACCTTTATTTTCCAAGGAATTTCAGATTTGAACGTTTTTTCCAGTATGTTTTGCAAGGCTTTGGTCATTTAGCTTTGTCAAAAGAGGACAAGGCTTTTTTGTAAGTGTCAGTTGATCCAGTTGGTTTTCaatgctttgtttgtgtgccaaTTTGTTTCAAATCTGACAACCTGGGGTACTCTGACCCTTGAACGTTAATCT
The nucleotide sequence above comes from Gadus chalcogrammus isolate NIFS_2021 chromosome 4, NIFS_Gcha_1.0, whole genome shotgun sequence. Encoded proteins:
- the dph3 gene encoding DPH3 homolog, producing the protein MSIYHDEVEIEDFEYDEETETYYFPCPCGDRFAITKEDLENGEEVATCPSCSLVVKVIYDQEEFMAGEVVEAPSTENKLELATS